GGAATAACCATCTCAGGTGAAGTTCCCCAAGATACTTGTGGTTCGATTTCCGCGCCATTTAACTCAACTACGGCATCAAACACAGCATCGTCATCTGAATGCAATGTGTTCCAGTAAGCAACGGCTTGTTCCCATTGCTCGCCTTTTGGTGCGTAGCTACGGCCTTTCACATATTCAATAGTTTTGTCATCAACTGCAACCATACCAACACGGGCACCGGCTTCAATTGCCATGTTACATACCGTCATACGTCCTTCAATCGACATATCACGGAACACTTGACCACCGAACTCGATTGCATAGCCTGTACCACCAGCAGTACCAATTTTAGCAATGATTGCTAACACCACATCTTTTGGCGTTACACCCTTGCCCAATACGCCATCTACACGTACTAACATATTTTTAGATTTTTTCTGGATCAAACATTGTGTTGCTAACACATGTTCAACTTCAGATGTTCCAATACCATGCGCCAAGCAACCGAAAGCACCGTGAGTTGCTGTATGTGAATCACCACATACAACTGTCATGCCCGGCAAGGTTAAGCCCTGTTCGGGTCCAACCACATGCACAATACCTTGACGAATATCATTGATGCTAAATTCAACGATATTGAAAGCTTTACAGTTGTCATCTAAGGTTTGAACTTGAATACGAGATGTATCATCTTCAATACCGGCAATACCTTGGTCACGTTCTTTTTTAGATGTTGGAACGTTGTGGTCCGGTGTCGCAACGTTTGCACTTAAACGCCATGGTTGACGACCCGCAAGTTGCAAACCTTCAAATGCTTGTGGACTAGTCACTTCATGCAATAAATGACGGTCAATATAAAGTAAACATGAGCCATCATCACGCTGTGAAACAACGTGGTCATCCCACAATTTGTCATATAAAGTTTTGCCTGCCATGTCGTCTTGCTCCATTGGACTGGGTAATTCTAATCTTTCTTCGATTATAGCCAGAGTTTCACATAAATCTAATTTATCATTTTTATAAATTAGAAAACTTTTTGGAATTAATCATAATCCTTTTGAGATACATCATATTTAATAAATCGCTTTTGTTAATGATTATCATTTGCATAATCAATTTTTAATCTTATACTCTACTCTCTATACTAAAAATATCTAAAGTGGCTAAAGAGAATGATCATGGCTAATATTCAAAAATTCGTTATAAATAATCAACGTACCTTAAAGAAAACCTTAAGCTATTACATTATGCATATTAGTGTAGCGATGCTAGTCGCATACTTTGTAACAGGTAATATCTGGATGGCTTTAACATTAAGTATGCTTGAACCAACCGTACAAGCTTTTGCCTTTTTCTTCCATGAAAAAGTATGGGCAGCTAAAGATCGCCACGTATCAGCCTTAGCTGAAAAAGAAACAGCGGCTTAGACTAAGATTAGTGCGGTAATTCACAACTTTCTCACTCGATTCGCTGCAAGCATGATACGATTTTGGCTTGGCAACTTTAGCCTCTCGATTTTTCTATTCCAAGTTGAGTTGTATTATGAATCTTGCAGCCTTTGAAGCTTTTGTAAAAGTTATGGAAACAGGGTCTATCTCTGTGGCAGCAGATCAGTTATTTATTACTCAACCTGCTGTTACCAAACGGATTCATAGCTTAGAAGAATATTTTGGCGTAAAACTCTTTGAGTCCGCAGGCCGAGGTGTTCAAGCAACCCATGCTGCACACTCATTATTACCTAAAGTTAAAAACTGGCTCAATGAGCTGGGTGATATTCACCATACGCTTAGCCATGAACAAACTCAGGTGCAAGGCCGCTTAAAAGTCGGTACGAGTCATCATATTGGTTTGCATCATTTACCTGCACCACTTAAACACTTTGTTCAGCAATTTCCTCAAGTCACCTTAGATGTACATTTTGTTGATTCAGAGCAAGCGCATGAACAAGTACTTGCTGGTGATTTAGAGCTAGCATTTTTAACGCTTCCACCTTCAGGTGATGAGCGTCTTAACTACATTACAATCTGGAATGATCCTTTAGTCTTTGTTGCCGCTCCATTTCATCCACTGGCTCAAAAAAAGAATCTCACCTTACAAGATTTAATTGAATATCCAAGCTTATTACCAGCTGCACAAACTTACACTGCTCAAATCACTTTAGCTGAGTTTGAAAAACAAGGGCTCAAACCAAAAATCACCATGAGCAATAACCCTCTTGAGTCTATTCGCATGTTGGTGTCGATTGGTTTAGGTTGGTCAGTTTTACCAAAAACTTTGCTGAATCAAGATATGCAGCAGCTTGATTTAAATGTTGAGATGAATCGTCAATTAGGCATGGTGTGGCATCCTGCACGTACTCAATCTAGAGCCATGCAGGAACTGATTAAAATGATGCAGGAATAAGGAATAATTGAATTAACGAATATATTTTTAAAAAAGGATATAAATCAAAAAAGCAAAAGGCAGCAGCAAAAATAGTATGCCCCAACCAAAGAAAATTGCGGCAACAATGATGCCAATCAAAGTACCTGAAAATAATAGAAAAACAATGTAAATAAAAACTTCACCAAGAACTGTGAGGAAACCATTAATCAGTTCTTCACCTATTTGTTCAAAAAAGTTACCTCTACGGGTTTTCTTTTCTTCGGTCTCATTCTGATTATCCATCATATCCTCACTCATCATCATGACCGATTTCAATCGCCCTTGCTCTCAATGCTGCAAAAGCGATTCAAATCTTGAGGAATATCATGCCTGTGAAATTGACCAGTCCTGAATTTCCCATTTATTTTCTTGAGCCAGTTTTTCAAGGCGATCATCAGGATTTACAGCAATTGCATGCGTTGCATATTCAAGTAAAAAACGGTCATTGATTGAATCGGAATAAGCCCAAGACTCAGACACGCTACGACCTTCCAACCACGCATCTAGACGTGCAAGCTTGCCTTTTTGATAACACGCTAAACCAGCAACTTTCCCAGTATATTTTCCGTCAGCCACTTCAGCATTGGTCGCTAAAATTTCAGTAATCCCAAATTCACGGAAAATTGGTGCAGTAATAAAATCACTTGTTGCAGTAATTCCGACAATCGTATGCCCTAAATCCTGATGTTTTTTGATTGCAGCAAAACCTTTTGGACGCATTTGCGGGCGAATCACTTTTTGCATGAACAATTGGTGGAGTTCTGTTAAGTAATTATTGTCATGCTGGGTTAAAAAGCCAAAAACGAATTCATTATAAGCATATGGGTCAAGTTGCCCTGCTTTGTAATCTTCATAAAATTTATCATTCATCTGACGATGATGAACCGGATCAACCAAACCTTCATTGACTAAAAATTCACCCCAAGAATGGTCTGAATCGGTATTTAACAAGGTATGGTCTAAATCAAACAACGCCAGTTTCATGAAAATTCTCGTTTAAACTGAAATTTAAGAAAAAAAATGTAAATCTATCTCCGCTAGTCGATAGAAATTCGTTAAGATCGTAGCAATTTAAACATTTTACTTTGATCTTTTCGAGCTGGACATAAAAAAGTGTTTGTCCCCGCGATTAAAGTCAACGATATAGACAATATTTAGGTAGCCAAATGATCGATTCAGAAGGTTTCCGACCGAATGTCGGGATCATTTTGGCAAACGATGATGGACAGGTTTTATGGGCAAAGCGCATTGGTCACAATGCTTGGCAATTTCCACAAGGAGGCATCCAGTTTGGAGAAACCCCTGAACAGGCACTTTTTCGAGAACTGAGAGAAGAAATCGGCTTATTGCCCGAACATGTCCAGATTATTGCGCAAACCAAAGGATGGCTGCGTTATCGTTTGCCACATCGGTACATTCGGTCAGACTCTGACCCCGTATGTATCGGACAGAAACAAAAATGGTTTTTACTGAAGTTAACTGCGCCTGCAAAAAATATTCAGTTAAACCTCTCCGACCCGCCCGAATTCGATGAATGGCAGTGGGTCAGCTATTGGTATCCTCTTGGCCAAGTGGTGAACTTCAAGCGTGATGTTTATCGTAAAGCCATGGTGGAGTTGTGTACACAGTTGCCGATGCAACAATTACCCTAAAAATCATTTATCTAGCAAATGATTTTTATTAAAAGTGCTGTTATAAATACATTCATAGTCTAAAAAAATACTGGAGTATACATCCATGTCAAACATGCAACTCGACACTCTACGGCGCATTGTCCAAGAGGTTAATGCGTCCGTCAGTTTGCATGAATCGTTAGACATCATGGTCAATCAGGTTGCTGAAGCCATGAAAGTGGATGTTTGCTCTATTTATTTACTCGATGAACGCAACCAGCGCTATGTATTGATGGCCTCTAAAGGCTTAAATCCAGAATCTGTAGGCCACGTATCTTTGCAACTTGGTGAAGGCTTGGTCGGTCTGGTCGGGCAGCGTGAAGAAATTGTTAACCTTGACAATGCACCAAAACATGAGCGTTTCTTGTATTTACCTGAAACAGGCGAAGAAATTTATAACTCATTCCTTGGCGTACCTGTCATGTATCGCCGAAAGGTTATGGGTGTTTTGGTTGTCCAAAACAAACTTCCTCAAGATTTTAGCGAAGCAGCCGAGTCCTTTTTAGTTACGCTCTGTGCTCAGCTTTCTGGCGTAATTGCTCATGCTCATGCAGTTGGAAATATTGATGTATTTCGCAAACCAAGTAATGGCCCTGCTTATAAAACCTTCCAAGGTGCTTCAGGTGCAGGCGGTGTTGCTTTAGGTCGCGCTATTATTTTATATCCACCTGCTGATTTGGGTTCTGTACCCGATCGTGAAGCAGAAGATATTAGTGATGAACTTCGAATTTTAGATCAAGCCATTTCATCAGTTCGTTCAGAGATTCGCTCTTTGGATGAAAAAATGCATGATTCTTTAATGGCTGAAGAGCGCGCTTTATTTAGTGTTTTCTTAAGAATGCTAGATGAAAATGCTTTACCAGCAGAAATTAAAGAACTCATCCGTGATGGACATTGGGCACAAGGTGCAGTACGTCGTGTCATTGAAAAGCACACTGCCCTATTTGCACAAATGGAAGATGATTATCTTCGTGAACGAGTTTCTGACCTTAAAGATTTAGGTCGGCGTATTTTAGCGTGTTTACAAGAAGAAGACTCTAGCCACCGTGAACTCAGCCCAGATAGTATTTTAATTGGCGAAGAAATTAGTACTGCTGCGCTCGTAGAACTACCGGTAGATAATATCGCAGCGATTGTGACATCAGAAGGTGCAGCCAACTCACATATGGTGATTGTGGCTCGTGCCTTAGGTATTCCAACCGTAGTTGGTGTAACCGAACTGCCTGTTAATACACTTGATGATGCGGAAATGATCGTGGATGCCTATCAGGGCCGTGTTTTCGTTAATCCTCCACGTCGTTTACGCCAACGTTATAAAGAAATTCAAAAAGAAGATGAACAGATTGCAAAAGATCTCAAACAATATGAGACCAAAGAAGCGATTACTCCAGATGGTGTGTCTGTTCAGCTTTATGTAAATACGGGCCTCATGATTGACGTAGTACGTGGTGTACAACGCGGTGCTCAAGGTGTAGGTCTATACCGAAGTGAAATTCCCTTCATGTTACGGGAACGTTTCCCGGGTGAAGAAGAACAACGTGCAATCTATCGTCAACAGTTGAGTCACTTTGCCAACAAACCAGTGGTGATGCGAACTCTAGATATCGGTGCAGATAAAGACTTGCCGTATTTCAGTATTGAAGAAGAAAACTCGGCATTAGGCTGGCGTGGTATTCGTTTCACTCTTGATCATCCTGAGATTTTTTCTTCACAAATTCGCGCCATGCTCAAAGCCAGCATTGGTTTAAATAATCTGCATATTTTATTACCAATGGTCACTACAGTGAGTGAAGTCGAAGAAGTACTTTATTTGCTTGAACGTGACTGGATTGCGGTGCAAGAAGAAGAGCAAGTTAAAATTACCAAGCCGAAAATTGGCATTATGGTTGAGGTTCCAAGCGTACTGCTACAAATTGATGAGTTTGCTGAACTCGTCGATTTCTTCTCGGTCGGTTCAAATGACTTAACACAGTATTTACTTGCGGTTGACCGTAATAATCCACATGTGGCCAACGTTTACTCACACTTCCATCCATCCATTCTACGTGCGCTAACTCGCTTAGTTAAAGAATGCCATGAATATAAAAAACCTATCAGTATTTGTGGTGAGATGGCGGGTGATCCATTATCGGCAATTTTGCTCATGGCGATGGGCTTTAATACCCTTTCAATGAGTTCGAGTAACATTTTGCGAGTACGAAAAGCAATTTGTCATGTTCCGATGACAGATGCACAAAAGTTACTGGATGATGTCATGAAAATGAATAATCCACTCATTGTAAAAAGCTGGCTTGAGTACTACTTTAAAACGCATGGCCTAGCTGATATGGTCAAATCGAATCGAATCGTAAATGTTTAATATATAAACGATAAAGGGGAGCAATGCTCTCCTTTATTTTGTTTAAGATAGCTTCTACTACAACTAAATATAAAAAATTTCTTTTTCAATATTTATCCCGTTCAAACCTTTTAAACAAACATATAATCGGTTTTTCAAATCAATATTGACAGTTTAATCCATTTGAAAAATAAGACTCCGACTCCTAGTATATTTAAAGAGCGTTATTAAAAGATCTTACGTTGTTCCAACAATCGAAGAGGTAATTCTATGCATCGTTATTCACAGGTTTCATCTTATTCTTCCTCTTGTTTTTTAACCTTCATGCAGTAAATTGGAGGAATAACAATTAAAGGAATCTGATGCATTATTAAATAAAAAATAATGGGCTGACATCTTAGTGAAAAGACTTTTCAAACAATTTCTCTCACCATTTGTTCACTCATTTCTTTATTTGATAAACATGAGTTTTTAAACCAGAAGTCCAGGAAAATGAGCCCTAACATTTTTACTAAGAGCTCAATAATTATTACCCAGAGAGAATATAACCATGTCAGACGAATCAAAATGTCCTTTTTCAGGCCATAAATCAAAACCAGAGGTAACGGTCGGTGGTGGCACGCCTAGTTTACACTGGTGGCCAAAACAACTACGCGTTGATTTACTGAATCAACATTCAGAACGCTCTAATCCACTCAGTAAAGATTTTGATTACCGTAAAGAGTTTAAAAAACTCGACTATTATGCACTCAAAGCTGATATCAAAAATGTGTTAACCGATTCTCAAGATTGGTGGCCAGCCGATTGGGGAAATTATACAGGCTTATTTATCCGTTTAGCATGGCACGCTGCCGGCACCTATCGTATGGGTGATGGCCGTGGTGGTGCTGGTCGTGGTCAACAACGGTTTGCACCTTTAAATAGTTGGCCTGACAATGCAAGCCTAGATAAAGCACGCCGCTTATTATGGCCAGTTAAACAAAAATACGGTCAAAAAATATCGTGGGCAGATTTATTTATTCTTGCTGGAAACATCGCACTTGAGTCTTCGGGCTTCCGCACCTTCGGTTTTGGCGCAGGCCGTGAAGATGTTTGGGAACCAGACAACGACGTAAACTGGGGTGATGAGAAAGAATGGTTAGCTCATCGTAACTCAGAAGCTTTAGAAGGCAGTAATCTCGCTGCAACTGAAATGGGTCTAATCTATGTAAACCCTGAAGGTCCACAAGCCAGCGGTGATCCAAAATCAGCTGCGCCATTTATTCGCGCGACTTTCGGCAATATGGCAATGGATGATGAAGAAATTGTTGCCTTGATCGCAGGCGGTCATACCTTAGGTAAAACCCACGGTGCTGGCTCTGCTGACCATGTTCAGGCTGATCCTGAGGGAGCGTCAATTGAACAAATGGGCTTTGGTTGGTCAAACAGTTTTGGTACTGGTGTTGGTAAAGATGCGATCACTTCAGGCTTAGAAGTCATTTGGTCACAAACGCCAACCCAATGGAGCAACTACTTCTTTGAAAACCTATTCAAATACGAGTGGGTACAAGAACGCTCCCCTGCTGGTGCAATTCAATGGGTAGCAGCAGATGCTGAGGCAATCATCCCAGATCCATTCGACCCATCAGTTAAACGTAAGCCAACAATGCTTACTACAGATTTGACCTTACGTTTTGATCCTGAGTTTGAAAAGATCTCTCGTCGTTTCCTTAACGATCCACAAGCCTTTGCCAATGCTTTTGCCCGTGCGTGGTACAAATTAACTCACCGTGATATGGGACCAAAAGCACGTTATTTAGGTCCTGAAGTTCCGGCTGAAGATTTAATTTGGCAAGACCCATTACCGGCTGCTAACACGATTCCGTCTTCTGCTAGCATTGATGATGCAAAAGCAAAAATCGTTGCACTAGGGCTATCTGCTGGTGAGTTGGTTTCTCTTGGCTGGGCTTCAGCGTCAACTTTCCGTGGTGGAGACAAGCGTGGCGGTGCAAACGGCGCACGTATTGCTTTATCGCCACAACGTGAATGGGAAGTAAACAAAAAAGCTGTTGAGACTTTAACTAAAATTGAAGAACTCAAAGCCTCAACTCAACTGTCATTAGCTGACTTAATTGTGCTTGCAGGTAACGTTGGCGTAGAGCAAGCTGCTCAAGCGGCAGGTTTCAATATTAGCGTTCCATTTGCCGCAGGTCGTGTTGATGCATTACAAAGTCAAACTGATGTCGAATCTTTCCAATTACTTCTCGGCCTTGCCGATGGTTTTAGAAACTGGAAAAAAGACGGCGTCAGCGCATCAACTGAGGCATTATTAATTGATAAAGCACAAAAATTGACTTTGACTGCACCAGAGTTAACAGCATTGATTGGTGGTTTACGTGTACTGGGCACTAACTGGGATGGTTCACAACACGGTGTATTCACTCAGCAAGTTGGTGTACTCAGCACAGACTTCTTTACAAACTTACTCGACATGTCCACTGTATGGGCACCTGTTGATTCAACAAGCGAAGTATTTGAAGGCAAAGACCGTAAAACAGGCGCAGTCAAATTTACTGCAACACGTAATGATTTAGTCTTCGGTTCAAACTCAATCTTACGTGCATTGGCCGAAGTTTATGCTCAAGCAGATGGTAAAGAAAAATTTGTTCAAGACTTTGTTGCTGCATGGACTAAAGTTATGAATCTTGACCGTTTTGACTTAGCATAATTTTGTCAAAATAATAAAAAGCCAGTTCAAATTGAACTGGCTTTTTTCATATCAAATATTAAGTTTTAGACAGTCAGTTTATGCCCTTCCCGAATGCAATAAAAAGGATTAGCAAGCTTTGAAGAGGCTTTAATTGCTTGACCTAGAGCATGCTCTGGATCTTCTCGGTCTTCATCAGTCAACTGGAAAGTCCGATAATGAATCGCAACAGAACGATGAGCTTGTAAATCAAAGTGTGCATGTAGCGCATCTTGTGGATTCATATGTACATAGCTCATCAATTCACGAGGCTCATACGCACCTATTGGAAGTAAGGCTACACGTGGTGCACCATAACGAGCATGAATTTGCTTAAAGTGCCCCGCATAACCGGTATCACCCGCAAAGAAACAATGGCCTGTTTTAGCTACAACCGAAAAGCCACCCCAGAGTGCTTTATTCTGGTCACGTAAACCACGACCTGAACCATGCTGTGCAGGTGTATAGATTATTCTTAATTCGTGATAGGGAATTTCTTGCCACCAATCCATTTCAATCACATGAAATTCTTTTGGTAGGTAAAACCCATTCCCGAGTCCAGTGTAAATTGGCATTGCGAATTTTTTGTGTAGCCATTCAAGCGTAGCCAAATCCATATGATCATAATGATTATGGCTGAGTAGAACACCATGAATTGTCGGTAATTGCTCTAGTGCAAAACCTGCAGGGCATACACGGCGCGGTCCACGTCCTTGGGAGGGACTAGCATAATCACACCACACTGGGTCAGTAATAAAGTTATAAGGTCCGATCTGAATCAGCACAGTTGCATGCCCAACAAACCAAACTTGCCAATCATCTAAATCTGCTTGAGGTCGATTTTGTGGCAATGCTACAGCCGTATTTATGCGGGTTTCATATTCACTTTGAATATCTACTTTCCATGTAAAAGACTCACGCGTAACTAACCAACGCAATAACTCTTTTGAACCACGTGCAGGTGATTTAGCCTGTTGATTATAAAAACGTGTATCCGTTTCATGCCCAGACTCGGGATGACAAAAAGGAGGTTTTATCCATGTATGCGTCCAACAGGACTGAGTCGGCAATTGATATGTTAATGTCGGCTTGTCTTTCATGGGCTTTTCTATGTTTTAGCATCAGCAGAATGGATGTGTTCAGGTTTCTATCTTAACGATTAAAAGAAATTAAGCTATGGCACTTACACTTATTTATCATATAAATATCCTTTTTACCGTGGACACAGCCAACCTAAGTCGAATTAGAGTGCCATAAAAAATACATAGATGTGTTGGGTTTATGCGTCAGTAATTACCATTCTTATTAAGACCTATTGTATAACATAACAATTAGAGAATGCCTAAAGCCACCATAGAACCGTACTGTTTCCTTTTTATCGCTTCCATTTTTTAACTTTGAATTAGTTTACTCAACAAAAAATAATATATTTAGTAACAATTACAGTTCAGTAGATTTAGACGGCCTACAAGTTATAAAAATATTATATTATTCTCGTTTTTGCATATTATGAGAATTTCTTAAATGAATATTCAAAACATTTAAAAAATTCTTTGATTAAGTAAAGATAATGTATTTGTTGACTAATCAATAATATATTTTATGAATTATTAAAGCCTAGTCCCCTATATTAAATCTTTAATGAAAATTAAAATTCCATTTATTTTATAAATACCTAAAGCACCTTCACGCTATATCTATTTATGCTTTATACTTCACTTAAATCATAGTAAGACATTTTTTGGATTAGTCTTATGGAACTACGCCATCTCCGATATTTCATTACCGTTGCTGAAGAATTAAATTTTAGTAAAGCCGCTCTTAAACTTTTCACTGCACAACCCTCCCTTAGCCAGCAAATTAAAGATTTAGAAGAAGATGTCGGTGTACGACTTTTAAACCGCACAAAACGCAAAGTTGAGTTAACCGAAGAAGGTGAAGTATTTTTAGAGCATGCTCGGCTCACCCTCGCTCAAGCCGAAAAAGCGGTTGCTATGGCACGGCAGGTTTCAAAGGCGAAACAGCAACTCTTACGTATCGGTTTCGTCCCCATCGCAGAAATGAAAATTTTCCCTTACGTTCTTCCTAATCTACGACTACAACACCCCGACCTTACTATTGAATTATCTAACTTAAACAATACCGAACAGCTTAAAGCCTTAAAAAAAGGTGAATTAGACATTACATTTACCCGTGAAAACACAGATAGTGATGAAATCCAAAGCCAATTTGTTTTAACTGAACCCTTAATTTTCTTGCTTCCTAAAAATCATCCGCTTGCTCAATACGAAAGAATTCCCGTACATGCTTTACAAGGCATTGATTTTATTATTCCCGCTGCCGAACAATCACAAACATTACACAACACGATTTTAGACTTCGCTAAGACTCACAATATCGACCTCAATATTGTTCAAAAAGCAGACAGTATGCTCTTCAATATTAACTCTCTTGGCTCTGGATTAGGTTGTACAATTTTACCCGCCTACGTGGCACCTTTAGGAATCAAAAATACGGTCGTTCGTCCACTTGACGTTGAGTTGCCGACACTTGATTTATTTGTAAATTACCGTAAAAACTCACAATCTATAGGCGTGCAAAAATTTATTGATCAACTCACTAAAGTATTTCATCTCGATAAAAACTTAAATCACGCTTAATTATCAAAAATAATTTCATTATTAATAAGGCTATCTTTATAAAAAAGTATAAATAAATATTCATTCTATTTATTTTATACTTTTTATAAACAGTCTAATCTTGATTATTGTTCTATTTTACCATTTGAGTAAAAGCACACATCTCATAATATATAAGTGAAAGAAAGTGAAATAAAATCTATATAAAACTGGATATTATTTTCACCATTCAATAAAAAATAATATATGTATTACGTAATAAAAGGAGATAAGGAAAAAATGGTTGGTATATTTCAACATCTTGGACGTAGTGTACAAAACCGCCCTCATTTCTTTATTGCTTTATTGATGGGAGTGATTACAGCTAGTATTTTGACATGGTTAACTTCATGGAAATGGTCAACTATTTTATTAGTCAGTTGGAATGCTTCGGTTAGCATTTATTTACTCCATGTTTGGCAACTCATGAAAAGTGCCGATCATTCACAAATGCAACAGCAAGCTAAAAAACAAGATGAAAGCAAATGGGTCATTATGTTGATAGTTTTATTGGCCTTAACCATGTGTCTGGTTGCGATTCTAATTCAACTATCACAACTCCCTTCTGACAGTTCTGCAAAGTTAGGTCATGTGGCTTTAGCTTTACTCACCATTGTTTCTGCATGGCTTTTTATGCATACCGTTTTTGCCTTACATTATGCCCATGATTTTTATATGGCTTTGTCTAGAAATGAGGAAAATGGAGGGTTAGATTTCCCGGGAACACAACACCCCACTTATCCTGATTTTCTATATTTTAGTTATATTATTGGTACATCTGCACAAACTGCCGATGTATCAATTACCACCAAACATATGCGCCTTTTAAACTTATTTCACGCAGTGTTGTCTTTTGGATTTAATACTACCATTTTAGCGATCTGTATTAATGTGGCTGCGGGTTTTCTTACCAACTAAAACCTTTATTCAAACAACAAAAAGCCACCCTTTTGGGTGACTTTTAAGAATAGTACGTTTACAACAGTTGGCCCATAGTGCTTTGTTTTAAGCCTTCACGCTGTTTAATCGTTTCAACATAACGTGTAATAGCCGGATGTGATTCAATCGTTTTCATTTTTAATTGCCATAAAAGCATGGCGCCAACACTTACATCTGCTGCGGTAAATTGTTCGCCACATACATACGGGTTCGCTTCACTCAAACCTTGCACTAAAGCTTGATAAGCATCATTGTAATCGCCATAGCCAACAAACATCTTTTGATCAGGCGATACTTCTATTCCTAAAGCTTTATCAACACCAGCAGCTTCCCAAGGACCTGCCATCACAAATAACCAACGATAGTACAAACCGCGTTTTGGATCATCTAAAGCAGGTGCCAAACCTTTTTCAGAAAACTTATCAGCTAAATAAGCACAGATTGCGCCTAACTCATAAATAACCACATCGCCATCTACCAATACCGGCACTTTTCCAAAAGGATTAAGTTTTAGATATTCAGGGGATTTCATTTCGGTCTTGTATGCAACTTCAATTCGTTCACATTCAACACCGAGCTCGACTAAAAGCCAGTCAATAACGACACCACGCGACTCTTTGTTAGTATAAAGTTTAAGGCTCATTCTTATCACTCCTTGTTTATCGTAGTTCCTAGTTTACAATTGGGCTTTGTCAATTTTTGTCAGTAGCGTTTTGCATTTCCTGTTTCCACCATTTTTGGAACAGAAGCTTTTTAAATTCGGGATAACTATCTTGGCTAATATGAAGCTGATGAATCCGATCGATTCGAAAGTGGCGGAATGCCTGACGTAATTCACACCAAGCAGCGAGTACCACTTTACCGTTTAAATATCCCAAAGCAAAAGGCCAAAGCGAACGTTCACTCAAACGGTTTTGCTCATCACAATAATCTACTTTTATTTTTACTTGATTACGAATGGCTATACGCACTTGCGCTACCAGCGTTTCATCAACAGGATACCAATAATGG
This genomic stretch from Acinetobacter pittii harbors:
- the leuC gene encoding 3-isopropylmalate dehydratase large subunit, which codes for MAGKTLYDKLWDDHVVSQRDDGSCLLYIDRHLLHEVTSPQAFEGLQLAGRQPWRLSANVATPDHNVPTSKKERDQGIAGIEDDTSRIQVQTLDDNCKAFNIVEFSINDIRQGIVHVVGPEQGLTLPGMTVVCGDSHTATHGAFGCLAHGIGTSEVEHVLATQCLIQKKSKNMLVRVDGVLGKGVTPKDVVLAIIAKIGTAGGTGYAIEFGGQVFRDMSIEGRMTVCNMAIEAGARVGMVAVDDKTIEYVKGRSYAPKGEQWEQAVAYWNTLHSDDDAVFDAVVELNGAEIEPQVSWGTSPEMVIPVTEAVPTLEQAKDDVQRNDWTRAYQYMGLNAGQALGDIQLDRVFIGSCTNSRIEDIRAAAEVVKGRKVASTIKQAMIVPGSGLVKQQAEKEGLDKIFLEAGFEWREPGCSMCLAMNADKLQPGEHCASTSNRNFEGRQGNGGRTHLVSPAMAAAAAIAGHFVDVRSF
- a CDS encoding DUF2061 domain-containing protein, whose amino-acid sequence is MIMANIQKFVINNQRTLKKTLSYYIMHISVAMLVAYFVTGNIWMALTLSMLEPTVQAFAFFFHEKVWAAKDRHVSALAEKETAA
- a CDS encoding LysR family transcriptional regulator, with translation MNLAAFEAFVKVMETGSISVAADQLFITQPAVTKRIHSLEEYFGVKLFESAGRGVQATHAAHSLLPKVKNWLNELGDIHHTLSHEQTQVQGRLKVGTSHHIGLHHLPAPLKHFVQQFPQVTLDVHFVDSEQAHEQVLAGDLELAFLTLPPSGDERLNYITIWNDPLVFVAAPFHPLAQKKNLTLQDLIEYPSLLPAAQTYTAQITLAEFEKQGLKPKITMSNNPLESIRMLVSIGLGWSVLPKTLLNQDMQQLDLNVEMNRQLGMVWHPARTQSRAMQELIKMMQE
- the nudH gene encoding RNA pyrophosphohydrolase, producing the protein MIDSEGFRPNVGIILANDDGQVLWAKRIGHNAWQFPQGGIQFGETPEQALFRELREEIGLLPEHVQIIAQTKGWLRYRLPHRYIRSDSDPVCIGQKQKWFLLKLTAPAKNIQLNLSDPPEFDEWQWVSYWYPLGQVVNFKRDVYRKAMVELCTQLPMQQLP
- a CDS encoding HAD family hydrolase; this encodes MKLALFDLDHTLLNTDSDHSWGEFLVNEGLVDPVHHRQMNDKFYEDYKAGQLDPYAYNEFVFGFLTQHDNNYLTELHQLFMQKVIRPQMRPKGFAAIKKHQDLGHTIVGITATSDFITAPIFREFGITEILATNAEVADGKYTGKVAGLACYQKGKLARLDAWLEGRSVSESWAYSDSINDRFLLEYATHAIAVNPDDRLEKLAQENKWEIQDWSISQA
- the ptsP gene encoding phosphoenolpyruvate--protein phosphotransferase, with the translated sequence MSNMQLDTLRRIVQEVNASVSLHESLDIMVNQVAEAMKVDVCSIYLLDERNQRYVLMASKGLNPESVGHVSLQLGEGLVGLVGQREEIVNLDNAPKHERFLYLPETGEEIYNSFLGVPVMYRRKVMGVLVVQNKLPQDFSEAAESFLVTLCAQLSGVIAHAHAVGNIDVFRKPSNGPAYKTFQGASGAGGVALGRAIILYPPADLGSVPDREAEDISDELRILDQAISSVRSEIRSLDEKMHDSLMAEERALFSVFLRMLDENALPAEIKELIRDGHWAQGAVRRVIEKHTALFAQMEDDYLRERVSDLKDLGRRILACLQEEDSSHRELSPDSILIGEEISTAALVELPVDNIAAIVTSEGAANSHMVIVARALGIPTVVGVTELPVNTLDDAEMIVDAYQGRVFVNPPRRLRQRYKEIQKEDEQIAKDLKQYETKEAITPDGVSVQLYVNTGLMIDVVRGVQRGAQGVGLYRSEIPFMLRERFPGEEEQRAIYRQQLSHFANKPVVMRTLDIGADKDLPYFSIEEENSALGWRGIRFTLDHPEIFSSQIRAMLKASIGLNNLHILLPMVTTVSEVEEVLYLLERDWIAVQEEEQVKITKPKIGIMVEVPSVLLQIDEFAELVDFFSVGSNDLTQYLLAVDRNNPHVANVYSHFHPSILRALTRLVKECHEYKKPISICGEMAGDPLSAILLMAMGFNTLSMSSSNILRVRKAICHVPMTDAQKLLDDVMKMNNPLIVKSWLEYYFKTHGLADMVKSNRIVNV